One segment of Actinomyces sp. 432 DNA contains the following:
- a CDS encoding histone-like nucleoid-structuring protein Lsr2, giving the protein MAQKTQIVLVDDIDGSEATQTITFALDGVTYEIDLNEEHAAALRESIEEWTVKARRRGGRRTLRRRPPTGVTQKIREWARANGYEVSDRGRIPAPVREAYMAANNPSNNG; this is encoded by the coding sequence ATGGCACAGAAGACCCAAATTGTGCTTGTGGATGACATCGACGGCTCTGAGGCGACTCAGACCATTACCTTTGCTCTCGATGGCGTCACTTACGAGATCGACCTCAACGAGGAGCACGCCGCCGCCCTGCGCGAGTCGATCGAGGAGTGGACCGTGAAGGCGCGCCGCCGCGGCGGACGCCGCACGCTGCGCCGTCGCCCGCCGACGGGCGTCACCCAGAAGATTCGTGAGTGGGCGCGTGCCAACGGCTACGAGGTCTCGGACCGCGGGCGTATCCCCGCCCCGGTCCGTGAGGCCTACATGGCGGCTAACAACCCCAGCAACAACGGCTGA
- a CDS encoding phosphoglyceromutase — MAYTLVLLRHGESDWNAKNLFTGWVDVALSEKGRAEAVHGGELLKEAGVLPDKLFTSVLRRAIMTANLALDAADRHWIPVERHWRLNERHYGALQGKNKKEIREQYGDEQFMLWRRSYDVPPPAIELGSEFSQDADPRYAGEPIPATECLKDVLARLLPYWEETIVPEIKTGKTVMIAAHGNSLRAIVKHLDDISDEDIAGVNIPTGIPLVYELDEETLKPIKKGGRYLDPEAEAKIAAVANQGK; from the coding sequence ATGGCTTACACCCTTGTGCTGCTCCGCCACGGCGAGAGCGATTGGAATGCTAAGAACCTGTTCACCGGCTGGGTGGACGTCGCGCTGTCGGAGAAGGGGCGTGCCGAGGCCGTCCACGGCGGTGAGCTCCTCAAGGAGGCCGGCGTCCTGCCCGATAAGCTCTTCACCTCCGTGCTGCGTCGCGCCATCATGACGGCGAACCTCGCCCTGGATGCCGCTGACCGCCACTGGATCCCGGTGGAGCGGCACTGGCGCCTGAACGAGCGCCACTACGGCGCCCTGCAGGGTAAGAACAAGAAGGAGATTCGCGAGCAGTACGGCGACGAGCAGTTCATGCTGTGGCGCCGCTCCTATGATGTGCCGCCGCCGGCCATTGAGCTCGGCTCCGAGTTCTCCCAGGACGCCGACCCGCGCTACGCCGGCGAGCCGATTCCCGCCACCGAGTGCCTGAAAGACGTCCTGGCCCGGCTGCTGCCGTACTGGGAGGAGACCATCGTCCCGGAGATCAAGACCGGTAAGACGGTCATGATCGCCGCCCACGGTAACTCGCTGCGTGCCATCGTCAAGCACCTTGATGACATCTCCGATGAGGACATCGCCGGCGTCAACATTCCCACCGGTATTCCGCTCGTCTACGAGCTCGACGAGGAGACCCTGAAGCCCATCAAGAAGGGCGGACGCTACCTGGACCCCGAGGCCGAGGCGAAGATCGCCGCGGTCGCCAACCAGGGTAAGTGA
- the phoU gene encoding phosphate signaling complex protein PhoU — MRDIFNQELKQLGTDLASMAAQVATAIERAAESLRTGDIIVAEQVIDADERINDLQRDIDDMCVMLLARQQPVDRDLRNVISALRMAQTLERQGDLARHVAAIARGRYPQAPVPEPVLGLMVKMADAAVRAGRDVCTLIETQDLELAAAIQRRDAELDALHRESFQMILDPAIELSRQQVVDAVLMGRFLERFGDHSTSVARRMAYLVSGITVPGPSEA; from the coding sequence GTGCGCGACATCTTCAACCAGGAACTGAAACAGCTGGGCACGGATCTGGCGTCAATGGCGGCGCAGGTGGCCACCGCCATCGAGCGCGCCGCCGAGTCGCTGCGCACCGGGGACATCATCGTCGCCGAGCAGGTCATCGACGCCGACGAGCGCATAAACGACCTCCAGCGCGACATCGACGACATGTGCGTGATGCTGCTGGCCCGGCAGCAGCCGGTGGACCGGGACCTGCGCAATGTCATCTCCGCCCTGCGCATGGCCCAGACCCTGGAGCGGCAGGGAGACCTGGCCCGCCACGTCGCGGCCATCGCCCGTGGCCGCTACCCGCAGGCGCCCGTGCCCGAGCCCGTCCTCGGCCTGATGGTGAAAATGGCCGACGCCGCCGTGCGTGCGGGCCGGGACGTGTGCACTCTCATTGAGACCCAGGACCTGGAGCTGGCCGCCGCGATCCAGCGCCGCGACGCCGAGCTGGATGCGCTGCACCGGGAGTCGTTCCAGATGATTCTCGATCCGGCCATCGAGCTATCCCGCCAGCAGGTAGTGGACGCGGTGCTCATGGGGCGCTTCCTGGAGCGCTTTGGGGACCACTCGACGTCGGTTGCCCGGCGCATGGCCTACCTGGTTTCAGGGATCACGGTGCCCGGCCCCTCCGAGGCGTAG
- a CDS encoding sensor histidine kinase: protein MGTVWLIIAVAVAGVAAGAAAGLALGHATRDAHGDGIVAGSTLERDGLIPILAALGSVVVLLDDDGEVLRASAAAYTYNIVHDDEVSEPQVAEMVERVRSTGKAAEAEITVARGRVVGAGNFHLQIRVAGIGRGRVLVLIEDRTAARRVEDMRRDFVVNASHELKTPVGAISLLAETVRENADDPALVADYAERMSRESRRLELLVGDIIELSRLQDGDALVEPEDVSVDEVVVDALDRVRVEADAKEVALVSGGVEDLHVLGDASLLVTAVSNLLDNAIRYSDPRTRVSVGLSVDTDDPELVRIAVVDQGIGIPKEAQERVFERFYRVDKARSRATGGTGLGLSIVKHVAADHGGTVELWSTPGRGSTFTLVLPRHRTAAEVAGPAPEAVQAVARGAAGASFAAIAAISDAPAPREAHTPPPATPGAEPEEERR, encoded by the coding sequence GTGGGAACCGTTTGGCTGATCATCGCGGTTGCCGTCGCGGGTGTCGCGGCCGGCGCCGCGGCGGGACTCGCCCTGGGGCACGCCACCCGTGACGCCCACGGCGACGGGATAGTCGCCGGATCCACCCTCGAGCGCGACGGCCTGATCCCCATCCTTGCGGCGCTGGGATCCGTAGTCGTGCTCCTCGACGACGACGGCGAGGTCCTGCGCGCCTCCGCGGCCGCCTACACCTACAACATCGTGCACGACGATGAGGTCAGTGAACCGCAAGTCGCCGAGATGGTGGAGCGCGTGCGCAGCACCGGGAAGGCCGCTGAAGCCGAGATCACGGTGGCACGCGGGCGCGTCGTCGGAGCGGGCAACTTCCACCTGCAGATCCGCGTGGCCGGCATCGGCCGCGGTCGGGTGCTGGTGCTGATTGAGGACCGCACGGCGGCCCGCCGCGTGGAGGACATGCGCCGAGACTTCGTCGTCAACGCCTCCCACGAGCTAAAGACGCCAGTCGGGGCGATCTCGCTGCTGGCGGAGACGGTGCGCGAGAACGCGGACGATCCAGCGCTGGTCGCCGACTACGCCGAGCGGATGAGCCGGGAGTCTCGGCGCCTGGAGCTGCTGGTGGGTGACATCATTGAGCTCTCCCGCCTGCAGGACGGCGACGCGCTGGTCGAACCCGAGGACGTCAGCGTTGATGAGGTGGTGGTGGACGCCCTGGATCGGGTGCGGGTGGAGGCGGACGCCAAGGAGGTGGCCCTCGTGTCCGGCGGCGTGGAGGATCTGCACGTACTCGGTGACGCCTCGCTGTTGGTGACCGCCGTCAGCAACCTGCTGGACAACGCGATCCGCTACTCCGACCCGCGCACGCGTGTGAGCGTGGGCCTGAGTGTGGACACTGACGATCCGGAACTGGTGCGCATCGCCGTCGTCGACCAGGGGATCGGGATCCCCAAGGAGGCGCAGGAGCGCGTATTCGAACGGTTCTACCGGGTGGACAAGGCCCGGTCCCGGGCTACCGGAGGCACCGGGCTGGGGCTGTCGATCGTCAAGCATGTTGCGGCCGATCACGGCGGCACCGTGGAGCTGTGGTCAACACCCGGCAGGGGCAGCACCTTCACCTTGGTGCTGCCGCGGCACCGGACCGCGGCGGAGGTGGCGGGGCCTGCCCCCGAGGCGGTCCAGGCCGTGGCCAGGGGTGCTGCCGGAGCCTCCTTCGCGGCTATCGCCGCGATCTCCGACGCGCCCGCCCCGCGCGAGGCGCACACCCCACCCCCCGCAACGCCGGGCGCTGAACCGGAGGAGGAACGTCGATGA